The following are encoded together in the Sphingomonas insulae genome:
- a CDS encoding alpha/beta fold hydrolase, which produces MPYVKTRDGTDIYVKDWGSGRPVILLHGWPLSADSWDPQMMALADAGFRAIAYDRRGFGRSGQPWSGYDYDTLADDLADVMAATGADSDAAVIGFSMGGGEVARYMSRHGGKGVIAAGLIASVVPYMLKTEDNPHGTPEEKLQEIGANIQKDRAHFFRDAFFKQFFGVGVISHPVSDDVLDWATATAMQAGLKPTLACAQAFGHTDFRPDLGAFSVPTLIIHGTADATVPIDAAGRAASVGIANSQLVEYDGAPHGLFATHGDRLTSDLLTFLGR; this is translated from the coding sequence ATGCCTTATGTCAAAACGCGCGACGGCACCGACATCTACGTCAAGGACTGGGGATCGGGTCGTCCGGTGATCCTGCTGCACGGCTGGCCGTTGTCCGCCGACAGCTGGGATCCGCAGATGATGGCACTGGCGGATGCGGGGTTTCGCGCGATCGCCTATGATCGGCGCGGCTTTGGACGCTCGGGCCAGCCGTGGAGCGGCTACGACTATGATACGCTGGCCGACGATCTAGCCGACGTCATGGCAGCAACCGGGGCAGACAGCGACGCGGCGGTCATCGGCTTTTCGATGGGCGGCGGCGAGGTCGCGCGCTACATGAGCCGGCACGGCGGCAAGGGCGTGATCGCCGCCGGCCTGATCGCATCGGTCGTGCCGTACATGCTGAAGACCGAGGACAATCCGCACGGCACGCCCGAGGAAAAATTGCAGGAGATCGGCGCGAACATCCAGAAGGATCGCGCTCACTTCTTCCGCGACGCCTTCTTCAAGCAGTTCTTCGGCGTCGGCGTCATTAGCCATCCGGTCAGCGACGACGTCCTCGATTGGGCGACGGCGACGGCGATGCAGGCGGGACTGAAGCCGACGCTGGCCTGCGCGCAGGCGTTCGGGCACACCGACTTCCGGCCCGACCTCGGCGCGTTTTCCGTACCCACGCTCATCATCCACGGCACCGCCGACGCCACCGTGCCGATCGACGCTGCCGGCCGCGCCGCATCGGTCGGGATCGCAAACAGCCAGCTGGTGGAATATGACGGCGCGCCGCACGGCCTGTTCGCCACCCACGGCGACCGGCTGACCAGCGATCTGCTGACCTTCCTGGGTCGATGA
- a CDS encoding DUF885 domain-containing protein, with protein sequence MRIILAASLLAIAVAGCSSGKPAASNEGVAAPAVAPTKASNWAQFRDGFVEGWFKLDPANAVYQGRHDFDGQLPDWSAAGLKRQSEFLHQAIDRARAFGDGDLAPQEKFERDYLIRVAEGKLFWLDDADQPHSNPAYYVGGGLDPNVYIARPYADAPTRMKALIAFLQRVPAAAGNIRANLKTPMPRSFVDYGVAGFNGFADYYVGDAKTAFADVADPALQDQLTQAATAASAAMRDLGTWLSGQRANATGDFALGADRFQRMVRATEGVDTSLDALEAAGRADLKRNQDALAAACKLFAKGRTIPECIDKMNANKAADGPVAEARRQIPVLRAFVVKNDLVSIPGTEEAKVEESPPYNRQNSAYIDPAGPYEKNIPSVYYISPPDPAWDQKTRDAFVPGKKDLLFTSIHEVMPGHFLQFLHANRSRSMFGRIFVGYAFAEGWAHYTEEMMWEAGLNKGDAETHVGQISNALLRDCRFLSAIGLHARGMTQEQSLQMFREQCYQDEGNSRQQAARGTYDPAYLNYTLGKLLIRKLREDWTASRGGREAWKAFHDQFLSYGGPAIPLVRQQMMGEPEAKAVF encoded by the coding sequence ATGCGTATCATCCTGGCGGCATCGCTGCTGGCCATCGCCGTGGCGGGCTGTTCGTCCGGCAAGCCGGCGGCGTCGAACGAAGGCGTCGCCGCGCCGGCGGTGGCACCGACGAAGGCCAGCAACTGGGCGCAGTTCCGGGACGGCTTTGTCGAGGGCTGGTTCAAGCTCGATCCCGCCAATGCCGTCTACCAGGGCCGGCACGACTTCGATGGGCAGTTGCCCGACTGGAGCGCGGCAGGGCTGAAACGCCAGTCGGAATTTCTGCACCAGGCGATCGACCGTGCGAGGGCGTTCGGCGATGGCGACCTGGCGCCGCAGGAGAAATTCGAACGCGATTATCTGATCCGCGTCGCCGAGGGTAAGCTGTTCTGGCTGGACGATGCGGACCAGCCGCACAGCAACCCGGCCTATTACGTCGGCGGGGGGCTGGATCCCAACGTCTATATCGCGCGGCCCTATGCCGATGCGCCGACGCGGATGAAGGCGCTGATCGCGTTCCTGCAACGCGTACCGGCGGCGGCGGGGAACATTCGCGCCAATCTGAAGACCCCCATGCCGCGTTCGTTCGTCGATTATGGGGTCGCAGGTTTCAATGGCTTTGCCGATTATTATGTCGGTGATGCGAAGACGGCGTTCGCCGACGTCGCCGATCCGGCCCTGCAGGACCAGTTGACGCAGGCCGCCACCGCGGCGAGCGCGGCGATGCGCGATCTTGGCACGTGGCTGTCGGGGCAGCGCGCGAATGCGACCGGCGATTTCGCGCTGGGCGCGGATCGGTTCCAGCGGATGGTACGTGCCACCGAAGGCGTCGACACCTCGCTCGACGCGCTGGAAGCGGCGGGGCGCGCCGACCTGAAGCGCAATCAGGACGCGCTGGCAGCGGCATGCAAGCTGTTCGCCAAGGGCAGGACGATCCCCGAATGCATCGACAAGATGAACGCGAACAAGGCCGCCGACGGTCCGGTGGCCGAGGCACGCCGACAGATCCCGGTGCTGCGCGCGTTCGTGGTCAAGAACGACCTGGTGAGCATTCCCGGCACGGAAGAGGCGAAGGTGGAGGAAAGTCCGCCCTACAACCGCCAGAATTCGGCCTATATCGACCCTGCCGGGCCCTATGAGAAGAATATCCCGTCGGTCTATTACATCTCGCCGCCGGACCCGGCATGGGACCAGAAAACCCGCGACGCTTTCGTGCCGGGCAAGAAGGATTTGCTGTTCACCTCGATCCATGAGGTGATGCCGGGGCATTTCCTCCAGTTCCTGCACGCCAACCGGTCCAGGTCGATGTTCGGCCGCATCTTCGTCGGCTACGCCTTCGCCGAAGGCTGGGCGCACTATACCGAGGAAATGATGTGGGAGGCCGGGCTGAACAAAGGCGATGCCGAGACCCACGTCGGCCAGATCAGCAATGCGCTGCTGCGCGACTGCCGCTTCCTGTCTGCCATCGGCCTGCACGCGCGCGGGATGACGCAGGAGCAGAGCCTGCAGATGTTCCGCGAGCAATGCTATCAGGACGAAGGCAATTCGCGCCAACAGGCGGCGCGCGGGACCTATGACCCGGCCTATCTCAACTATACCCTCGGCAAGCTGCTGATCCGCAAGCTGCGCGAGGACTGGACTGCCAGCCGCGGCGGTCGCGAGGCGTGGAAGGCGTTCCACGACCAGTTCCTCAGCTATGGCGGCCCGGCCATTCCGCTGGTCCGCCAGCAGATGATGGGTGAACCGGAGGCCAAGGCGGTATTCTGA
- a CDS encoding MFS transporter codes for MTDGLPLPRRYVAIGAISAGTALVIIDGGIATVALPTIARDLNVGNSAVVAVVTVYQLILAMMILPFAGLGDRFGLKRTYQFGQLVFTIATMLCFFAKSLPFLLVVRAAQALGAAAALSVSSALIRSIYPGRQLGRGLGINSVVVSSSAALAPTIGGLVLGIAPWPWVFASAVPFALLSLALGRALPAPQPRDEPFDVLGAVICASMIGLVISGAESAVHGDSPVVSAAIVALGAGIGWFFIRRERREAKPILPIDLLAKPVIALSAVGAYTAFTASMTLLLSTPFRLQHGYGFTAAEVGAAIAPWPLTNMIVAPLAGWLSDRVPAGILGGVGMAVSIVALLLIATLPADAAYVDITWRMALCGSGFGLFLPPNARLIIGSAPRERAAAAGGLVGTVRLVGQTTGATMVAALLAMGVGGGMAPPLVAAGLALVAGLCSLARLRPSIRNPRSDEAEDEQPGTQVSR; via the coding sequence ATGACCGACGGCCTGCCCCTGCCCCGCCGCTATGTCGCGATCGGCGCGATTTCTGCCGGGACCGCATTGGTGATCATCGATGGCGGCATCGCCACGGTGGCGCTGCCGACGATCGCGCGCGACCTGAACGTCGGCAACAGCGCGGTGGTGGCGGTCGTCACCGTGTATCAGCTGATCCTGGCGATGATGATCCTGCCGTTCGCCGGGCTCGGCGACCGGTTCGGGCTGAAGCGCACCTACCAGTTCGGGCAGCTGGTGTTCACAATCGCCACAATGCTGTGCTTCTTTGCCAAAAGCCTGCCGTTCCTGCTCGTCGTGCGGGCAGCGCAGGCGCTGGGGGCGGCGGCGGCGTTGAGCGTGTCGTCGGCGCTGATCCGGTCGATCTACCCCGGCAGGCAGCTGGGTCGCGGCCTCGGCATCAATTCGGTGGTCGTGTCGAGTTCGGCCGCGCTGGCTCCGACGATCGGCGGGCTGGTGCTGGGCATCGCGCCATGGCCGTGGGTGTTTGCGAGCGCGGTGCCGTTCGCACTGCTCAGCCTAGCACTCGGTCGCGCCCTGCCCGCACCGCAGCCGCGCGACGAGCCGTTCGACGTACTCGGCGCGGTCATTTGCGCGAGTATGATCGGGCTGGTCATCTCCGGCGCCGAAAGCGCGGTGCACGGCGACAGCCCGGTCGTGTCGGCGGCGATCGTGGCGTTGGGCGCGGGTATCGGCTGGTTCTTCATCCGGCGTGAACGGCGGGAAGCAAAGCCCATCCTGCCGATCGACCTGCTGGCCAAACCGGTGATCGCGCTGTCGGCGGTCGGCGCCTACACCGCATTCACCGCATCGATGACCCTGCTGCTGTCGACGCCGTTCCGGTTGCAGCACGGCTATGGCTTCACGGCCGCGGAAGTCGGCGCGGCGATCGCGCCATGGCCGCTGACGAACATGATCGTGGCGCCGTTGGCGGGCTGGTTGTCCGATCGCGTGCCGGCGGGCATCCTGGGCGGGGTCGGCATGGCGGTGTCGATCGTGGCCTTATTGCTGATCGCGACGCTGCCCGCCGATGCGGCCTATGTCGATATCACCTGGCGCATGGCGCTGTGCGGATCGGGGTTCGGCCTGTTCCTGCCGCCCAATGCCCGCCTCATTATAGGGTCTGCACCGCGCGAACGGGCGGCGGCGGCGGGCGGCCTAGTCGGCACGGTGCGACTGGTCGGACAGACGACGGGCGCGACGATGGTCGCCGCGCTGCTGGCGATGGGTGTGGGCGGCGGCATGGCGCCACCACTGGTCGCCGCCGGGCTGGCGCTGGTGGCGGGATTGTGCAGCCTCGCGCGCCTCAGGCCATCGATCCGCAATCCGCGCAGCGACGAGGCTGAGGACGAGCAGCCGGGGACACAGGTGTCGCGCTGA